In Candidatus Komeilibacteria bacterium CG_4_10_14_0_2_um_filter_37_10, the genomic window TTATAACTTAGATACCAAAATATTTTTCCCGATAAAATCTGATCAATTGTTCAACCTCTGGCAAACAAGTTGGATCACCTAAACCAACTTTGGTCTTCTCTTGTACTTTTTCTAGAGAATCAGCGCCGGATAAAACCGCTTCTTCAATATCATGATCAGTAACTTTTAATACTGCATCAATAACCTTAGCGCCATCAGTAACGACACGATCGTATTGTTCTGTTTTTTTAAAATAATCAT contains:
- a CDS encoding iron-sulfur cluster assembly scaffold protein, translated to DYFKKTEQYDRVVTDGAKVIDAVLKVTDHDIEEAVLSGADSLEKVQEKTKVGLGDPTCLPEVEQLIRFYREKYFGI